The following are from one region of the Juglans regia cultivar Chandler chromosome 10, Walnut 2.0, whole genome shotgun sequence genome:
- the LOC109004662 gene encoding probable ubiquitin-conjugating enzyme E2 37 isoform X1, translating into MAQAARLNLRMQKELKLLLTDPPPGSSFPLLSADLDSNSSPNSLSTIDAQIEGPEGTVYADGVFHVKIQIPERYPFQPPSVTFSTPIYHPNIDNGGRICLDILNLPPKGAWQPSLNISTVLTSIGLLLSEPNPDDGLMCDVSREYKYNRQAFDQKARSMTEKYAKAGASRNSSGTQSIQTNSNTSMQMELKPASGDSRLVDECVAGGICGSRWNLLQNSSGSAQERDSNGEVNEGPNDRTSLLNYKNRMEIEGAKKGLKGKEEYHQGQEKEHHTWRKLSLETFGRFQNREGNDNENLVSNCCLLPNPQEPIVASPGSSSLPKADNHYDHQGQDEKSIDNGINMRSAKKLTVGNKQLPGSSNTCRITDIMTSSNSKSHANASHGALPVPTAVNCIENPRNSFVDEMENGYGDTNCKTLCSAGKKLPLGFRGSSQTQETGNKENVVPVQKTSLLHPTGPSMCSSTPSMLSKVGDCYDRESGIGNLGGSHKKCMIGRKLSLGSLSQIQGSHHDNMQMLSHSNKHSEDPHMNRHMQQHCKCDNKQKLDCDHGMDIDEQIKRQKTDESPISESVIVLDSEDSEDEGRVSFRSKSLLARKRIGKWKAKA; encoded by the exons ATGGCTCAGGCCGCGAGGCTTAATCTGCGGATGCAAAAGGAGCTCAAGCTCCTTCTCACCGACCCCCCTCCTGGCTCCTCGTTCCCACTTCTCTCTGCCGACCTCGACTCCAACTCCAGCCCAAACTCCTTGTCCACCATCGATGCCC AGATTGAAGGTCCTGAAGGGACTGTATATGCCGACGGGGTGTTTCACGTCAAGATTCAAATACCCGAAAG GTACCCATTCCAGCCACCAAGTGTGACATTTTCCACACCCATCTACCACCCTAATATCGACAACGGAGGCCGCATTTGCCTTGACATTCTTAATCTTCCCCCAAAG GGGGCATGGCAACCATCACTAAACATTTCGACTGTTCTTACAAGCATAGGGTTGTTATTGAGTGAACCTAATCCCGACGATGGCCTAATGTGTGATGTG AGTAGGGAGTACAAATATAACAGACAAGCTTTTGACCAAAAGGCTCGATCAATGACTGAGAAATATGCCAAGGCTGGAGCTAGTAGGAATTCTTCTGGCACTCAAAGCATTCAAACCAACTCAAATACAAGCATG CAGATGGAATTGAAACCAGCTAGTGGGGATTCCAGACTTGTAGATGAGTGTGTTGCAGGTGGAATTTGTGGGAGTAGGTGGAATTTGTTGCAGAATTCCTCAGGATCAGCCCAGGAAAGGGATTCTAATGGGGAAGTGAATGAAGGGCCTAATGACCGCACTTCACTTCTAAATTACAAGAACCGGATGGAAATTGAAGGAGCCAAAAAAGGTTTAAAAGGCAAGGAGGAGTACCATCAAGGTCAGGAAAAGGAACATCATACGTGGCGAAAATTGTCACTGGAAACTTTTGGTCGGTTCCAGAATAGAGAAGGCAATGACAACGAGAATCTAGTATCAAATTGCTGTCTGTTACCCAACCCTCAGGAGCCTATTGTGGCTTCTCCAGGATCATCATCACTGCCAAAGGCTGACAACCATTATGATCATCAAGGACAAGATGAAAAATCAATAGACAACGGCATAAACATGAGATCGGCAAAGAAGCTGACTGTTGGCAATAAGCAGCTCCCAGGATCTTCAAACACTTGCCGGATTACTGATATCATGACCTCCTCTAACTCTAAGTCCCATGCAAATGCATCTCATGGGGCCTTGCCAGTTCCTACAGCTGTGAACTGTATTGAAAACCCTCGTAATTCTTTTGTCGATGAAATGGAAAATGGCTACGGTGATACAAATTGTAAGACGCTCTGTTCTGCTGGCAAGAAGCTTCCATTGGGGTTCAGAGGCTCATCACAGACACAAGAGACGGGAAACAAGGAAAATGTGGTTCCAGTTCAGAAGACATCACTTTTGCACCCCACAGGCCCTTCTATGTGTTCATCTACACCCTCAATGCTGTCAAAGGTGGGGGACTGTTATGATAGGGAATCTGGGATTGGGAATTTAGGTGGGAGTCACAAGAAGTGTATGATTGGTCGAAAGCTGTCGTTGGGTTCTCTGTCTCAAATACAAGGGAGTCATCATGATAACATGCAGATGCTGTCACACTCCAACAAACACTCTGAAGATCCACACATGAACCGCCATATGCAACAACATTGCAAGTGTGACAATAAGCAGAAGTTGGATTGTGATCATGGAATGGATATTGATGAGCAGATCAAGCGACAAAAAACAGATGAATCACCAATATCGGAATCTGTAATTGTTCTTGATAGTGAAGATAGTGAGGATGAAGGGCGTGTCTCTTTTCGGTCCAAGTCATTGCTAGCACGAAAGCGCATTGGGAAGTGGAAAGCTAAAGCTTga
- the LOC109004661 gene encoding coiled-coil domain-containing protein 9-like has translation MMASVCLSVPTSKTLSMPSTSSPTTATYKSSAAATAISAHTCRLVRCRCSMLSIPMFDSPRFVSSNRARAKKLQLVRMAPDEEKLTRRNPLDFPIEWERPKPGRRPDIFPQFSPMKTPLPPPLPYDPPEEDEEDEEKKEEEEEDPETEEPEQPDKQ, from the exons atgatgGCGTCCGTTTGCCTCTCAGTACCCACCTCCAAAACCCTATCTATGCCTTCTACATCTTCACCAACAACAGCTACATACAAATCTTCAGCTGCTGCTACTGCTATTTCGGCCCACACGTGCCGTCTAGTTCGCTGCAGATGCTCTATGCTCTCCATTCCTATGTTCGATTCCCCGCGCTTCGTTTCAAGTAACCGTGCGAGAGCGAAGAAATTGCAGCTGGTTCGTATGGCCCCCGACGAAGAGAAGCTCACTCGCCGCAATCCCCTGGATTTCCCCATC GAGTGGGAGAGGCCAAAGCCAGGGCGTCGACCTGATATATTCCCCCAGTTTAGCCCTATGAAAACCCCATTACCACCTCCATTGCCTTATGATCCACcagaagaagatgaggaagacgaagagaaaaaagaggaagaggaggaagacCCTGAAACGGAAGAGCCAGAGCAGCCTGATAAGCAGTAG
- the LOC109004662 gene encoding probable ubiquitin-conjugating enzyme E2 37 isoform X2, producing the protein MAQAARLNLRMQKELKLLLTDPPPGSSFPLLSADLDSNSSPNSLSTIDAQIEGPEGTVYADGVFHVKIQIPERYPFQPPSVTFSTPIYHPNIDNGGRICLDILNLPPKGAWQPSLNISTVLTSIGLLLSEPNPDDGLMCDVSREYKYNRQAFDQKARSMTEKYAKAGASRNSSGTQSIQTNSNTSMMELKPASGDSRLVDECVAGGICGSRWNLLQNSSGSAQERDSNGEVNEGPNDRTSLLNYKNRMEIEGAKKGLKGKEEYHQGQEKEHHTWRKLSLETFGRFQNREGNDNENLVSNCCLLPNPQEPIVASPGSSSLPKADNHYDHQGQDEKSIDNGINMRSAKKLTVGNKQLPGSSNTCRITDIMTSSNSKSHANASHGALPVPTAVNCIENPRNSFVDEMENGYGDTNCKTLCSAGKKLPLGFRGSSQTQETGNKENVVPVQKTSLLHPTGPSMCSSTPSMLSKVGDCYDRESGIGNLGGSHKKCMIGRKLSLGSLSQIQGSHHDNMQMLSHSNKHSEDPHMNRHMQQHCKCDNKQKLDCDHGMDIDEQIKRQKTDESPISESVIVLDSEDSEDEGRVSFRSKSLLARKRIGKWKAKA; encoded by the exons ATGGCTCAGGCCGCGAGGCTTAATCTGCGGATGCAAAAGGAGCTCAAGCTCCTTCTCACCGACCCCCCTCCTGGCTCCTCGTTCCCACTTCTCTCTGCCGACCTCGACTCCAACTCCAGCCCAAACTCCTTGTCCACCATCGATGCCC AGATTGAAGGTCCTGAAGGGACTGTATATGCCGACGGGGTGTTTCACGTCAAGATTCAAATACCCGAAAG GTACCCATTCCAGCCACCAAGTGTGACATTTTCCACACCCATCTACCACCCTAATATCGACAACGGAGGCCGCATTTGCCTTGACATTCTTAATCTTCCCCCAAAG GGGGCATGGCAACCATCACTAAACATTTCGACTGTTCTTACAAGCATAGGGTTGTTATTGAGTGAACCTAATCCCGACGATGGCCTAATGTGTGATGTG AGTAGGGAGTACAAATATAACAGACAAGCTTTTGACCAAAAGGCTCGATCAATGACTGAGAAATATGCCAAGGCTGGAGCTAGTAGGAATTCTTCTGGCACTCAAAGCATTCAAACCAACTCAAATACAAGCATG ATGGAATTGAAACCAGCTAGTGGGGATTCCAGACTTGTAGATGAGTGTGTTGCAGGTGGAATTTGTGGGAGTAGGTGGAATTTGTTGCAGAATTCCTCAGGATCAGCCCAGGAAAGGGATTCTAATGGGGAAGTGAATGAAGGGCCTAATGACCGCACTTCACTTCTAAATTACAAGAACCGGATGGAAATTGAAGGAGCCAAAAAAGGTTTAAAAGGCAAGGAGGAGTACCATCAAGGTCAGGAAAAGGAACATCATACGTGGCGAAAATTGTCACTGGAAACTTTTGGTCGGTTCCAGAATAGAGAAGGCAATGACAACGAGAATCTAGTATCAAATTGCTGTCTGTTACCCAACCCTCAGGAGCCTATTGTGGCTTCTCCAGGATCATCATCACTGCCAAAGGCTGACAACCATTATGATCATCAAGGACAAGATGAAAAATCAATAGACAACGGCATAAACATGAGATCGGCAAAGAAGCTGACTGTTGGCAATAAGCAGCTCCCAGGATCTTCAAACACTTGCCGGATTACTGATATCATGACCTCCTCTAACTCTAAGTCCCATGCAAATGCATCTCATGGGGCCTTGCCAGTTCCTACAGCTGTGAACTGTATTGAAAACCCTCGTAATTCTTTTGTCGATGAAATGGAAAATGGCTACGGTGATACAAATTGTAAGACGCTCTGTTCTGCTGGCAAGAAGCTTCCATTGGGGTTCAGAGGCTCATCACAGACACAAGAGACGGGAAACAAGGAAAATGTGGTTCCAGTTCAGAAGACATCACTTTTGCACCCCACAGGCCCTTCTATGTGTTCATCTACACCCTCAATGCTGTCAAAGGTGGGGGACTGTTATGATAGGGAATCTGGGATTGGGAATTTAGGTGGGAGTCACAAGAAGTGTATGATTGGTCGAAAGCTGTCGTTGGGTTCTCTGTCTCAAATACAAGGGAGTCATCATGATAACATGCAGATGCTGTCACACTCCAACAAACACTCTGAAGATCCACACATGAACCGCCATATGCAACAACATTGCAAGTGTGACAATAAGCAGAAGTTGGATTGTGATCATGGAATGGATATTGATGAGCAGATCAAGCGACAAAAAACAGATGAATCACCAATATCGGAATCTGTAATTGTTCTTGATAGTGAAGATAGTGAGGATGAAGGGCGTGTCTCTTTTCGGTCCAAGTCATTGCTAGCACGAAAGCGCATTGGGAAGTGGAAAGCTAAAGCTTga
- the LOC109004646 gene encoding uncharacterized protein LOC109004646, with amino-acid sequence MTLHGFPGEVACGAFPLTLKGQAWGCFGALRPGLSSSFEKLAKHFLTQFIASRRRRKPTAYLLTVKQKEGENLKSYLTCFNKERLTTEDQDEKITLAALLGGVWPRSPFMAELARRTPSTLRDFMDWADEFVNAE; translated from the coding sequence ATGACTCTTCATGGCTTCCCAGGGGAGGTGGCTTGCGGTGCCTTCCCGTTAACTCTAAAGGGCCAAGCATGGGGATGTTTTGGGGCTCTTCGCCCCGGATTAAGTAGCAGCTTTGAGAAGCTCGCTAAACATTTCCTTACGCAGTTTATTGCTAGCAGAAGACGTCGCAAACCGACTGCCTATCTGTTAACTGTAAAACAAAAAGAGGGGGAGAATCTGAAGAGTTACCTAACATGCTTCAACAAGGAGAGACTCACCACTGAGGATCAGGATGAAAAAATCACTTTAGCTGCACTACTAGGAGGAGTTTGGCCTCGAAGCCCTTTCATGGCTGAGCTGGCTAGACGAACTCCATCCACCCTAAGGGACTTTATGGATTGGGCGGATGAATTTGTTAATGCAGAATAA